The DNA region CAGCTCATTATGTGGACTCAACTTGAATGTTTTAAACTATAAAACTGCAGTTCTTCTTCTAACcagctgttcttttcttttctgtcctcAGACAAACCCATTTGACAGCAAACCGGCTGGCTATTCTCCATCTTCAGCTAGACCTGCATCCCCAGAAACCTCTGCTTCCTCGATTGCTGCTGATGAAAACCAGGAGCCAGAGCAGCCTTTGACCCCAATTCCTGCTGAGGATCCAGACACAGCTGACAACAGTACGGTCCAAAGAATCTGTTCTACATCTCACCAACATTGTACAAGAATCTactttttaatctgaaacaatTATTGTCACAAACCTAAATAGTGTGTTGCAGTCTGAGCCTAACCTGTTAGTGAAACACATTGTATCTGGAGGACTAGATGGTCCATCTGGCTAACCGGCTAAATGCTACTGACAGATAAGTATGACTTTGCACAGTAAACCAATGTCTGTTCCTGTGTGCTTCAGCTGAGAAGCCCAACGCCTTGGCAGAACCGCGTGCAGACGAGGAGAGCCTGACCAAGaagggcaaaaagaaaaaaaccgtCCACTGGGCCGAGGAAGAGCAGCTCAAGCACTACTTCTATTTTGATTTGGATGAGACAGAGAGAGGTATGTGTGAACTAATAGACATGCTTTTTGCTGAGGAAACTGATCAGCGTCACAAAGTAAATCTgtaacaaaaaccaaaacatatgCTTTGTATAAAATATCGTGCAAAAGAAGGAATTTGTTGTCCCTTCTAGTAcctttaaatagtttatttaaattttatttacagtcaATGTCAACAAGATCAAAGATTTTGGTGAGGCTGCCAAGCGGGAGCTAATGATGGACAGGCAAACGTTTGAGATGGCTCGTCGGCTTTCACATGACACCATGGAAGAAAGGGTCCCCTGGACACAACCCAGGCCCCTGACGCTGGCGGGTAGCTTGGTGACCCCTGGAGCCAACAGCACAGAGAAACATACCCAGAGAGAGCGTGAGATGGGCATCCTACAGGAAATCTTCCTCAGTAAAGAGAGGTAAGTGTGCATATTAAACAGAAGTCTGTACTATGCTTGTAACACTGGAAgcagttttgaatgttttcatccTAACCTGTTGTGTTCCTCAGTGTACCTGACAGCCCTCATGAGCCAGACCCAGAGCCGTATGAACCCATGCCCCCCTGTCTCATTCCTTTGGACGAAGTTAGTACACAGACCCACAAGCACTCAGTCACTACTGTGATGTCTTTTGCTGTCTActaagctgtgtgtgtgttgttccCTACAGGATTCGTCTATGATGGATGAGGACTATGGTGAGCCTGCAGACGCCGCCTCCCAGCAGGCCCAGAGTGAGAGCTCCAAGCTGCCGCCGGTCCTGGCCAACCTCATGGTCAACCTGAGCAGCAGCGCCCGCAGCCCCCAGGCCTCCAGCACCACTAGCAACCCTACAGCTCCGGTGGTCAACGTGCAGGAGCTGCTCTCATCCATCATGGTACTGATGGGTTCTGAACAACAGATACTCCTTTTTAAGCACGGTTTCTAGTGCTCTCAAagaatacatacacacacacacacacagacagacctTGTTCAGCTAAGCTAATACCTGTTTTGTGTCATCAGGGAGCTTCTGGTGGTCAGTCTACTGAAGAGCTGATAAAGCAGCCAGACTTCTCCGATAAGATCAAGCAGCTGCTGGGTTCCCTGCAGCAGAGCCAGATTCAAACACAGGGAGGACCACCTCCAGGTAAACACATGTCCTGATCCATCCTGCACCTTCCCTCCAGAACACACACTAATGTCTTCTTTCTGCTCAGTCAACCTGGGGCTGCTGGGACACGGCCCAGGCATGAACAACATGACCAACATGCACATGCAGGGGCCCATGAATGGTGGTTACCCACCCAACAGCTCACCTGGGGGTCCTCGCTTCAACCATCCCCCTCCACCTCACAACCATGGGCCGCCCTTCAACAACCCTGGAGGCCCTCGCATGATGGGGCCCCGGCCTGGACAGGGCAGAGGAGAGAACGGGAACTATTGGGGAGAGGACTCCATGAGAGGAGGCCCACACAGAGGAGGACATTTCCACCGAGGAGGCCGGGGTCGTGGTGGAGATCTGGGTTTCAGAGGCAGGGGCCGTGGAGGGCCCAGAGGAGGACACAACAACATGAATGGTACGTGAGCTAAAATCACAGATTCTGAGATGATATTACATCTTCTTATTCAACATAGAGATTGAACTGGAGAGTTTTAAACCATCCAGAATTGCTTAACCAGCTTATGTCACTATGTAACCGTCTTTCCTTGTCACAGATATGTCCAAAAGGCCGGTATGTCGTCACTTCATGATGAAGGGAAGTTGCAGATATGAAAGCAACTGTGCTTTCTACCACCCTGGTGTGAACGGCCCACCTCTACCACCCAACTACCCTCCTAACCAACACAACCAGCACCCACAGCATGGCCACTAGGGGACACTGTCGCTTCCCATGTCTTCTACAACCACAGTGGCAGACTGACTGCAGTTATGCTGATGAATCAATGAGATCTGCTTTTGCAGACAGACTCTTTGAGAGACTACAGCAAACAGAATTTGTGAAACATGATCAGAGATGGGACGCGAGTgtatttgttgtgattttgttttattgtttttcttgatCTGTGAGACTGAGACAAGACCTGACCACTATATTTGAGTTGCTGCAGCTATTTATAGAATCGCTCTCCTCTGTGTTTCATGCCGTGAATATCAttgaccaaaatattttttcagaattttttttagaacaaaacATCCCTCTTAATTTGGCTTTGGAGTTTGTGCCAAATATTATGCTGCTGTAAGATTCTTTCAGTTAATACCATCCCCAGTGTAGTTTGGACCAAGGATGTTCACTGTTGAATGTTAGTGAAACAGAACACAGTCAGACTGTACTGGGCTTAGCTGAGCAgctatacatttttttctaatccAACAACGCAGGTCCaacttttttcaatttttatttttttgtcactaaTACGAAATGCTAGCAGATGCTAAAAAAGCTGAGCAGTGTGCTACATGGACATTTTCTGCATGCATGATGGACTCGCCTGTATTTGTGGGTCTAAAGTGACAATCTTGGCATAACTGTGGTCATTATTGTTGAGCTACTGCCTGTAACTTGTGTACTCTCATGTGAACCCAGAAAGGGTTTGTGTTGTCAGTGTTAGAGATGATGTATCCATCCGTGGGTCACGTATAACAAgtgttttctgtgaaaacaatgattttttttttgtctcttgtgGGACTTTGAGAATGTAATGTTAAACGTTGCTCCCTCcaaacttttttgtttattttttgatacaGTCTTGGCCTTCGAACCTGTGTGAAATATCTTCATTTCTATTGTTAGAACAAAAAGATCTGTATGAatacagaacacacacacacacatatatatatatatatgtgtgtgtgtgtgtgtgtgtgttctttttcagttattttgcagacttgaaatgtgaaattaagTAATATCCGACTCTGaccaatgatttttttttttacatttaacctCAGATTATAGACTGTTAAAACTAGAAACATGTTGGTGTCCGCCATCtttttgtctgtatttatgGGTTTTAACTTTTACAAAGGTAAAACTTaccatatttaatttataaatgctGAAACACTTATTAATTTAGAAGCCTTGTCGGGTTAAATTGGTTAGTGTGACCAATGGTCACTATTCCACAGAATATAAAGCTCAAGATATGGAACTGGAGGCTCTAAATATAACTTGTACTTTTAAGTTCACAATAGCTCCAATCAATCAGTTATTTGAAAGGGTTTCATTGAAAAGAAATGTCTAATTACCTTTTAACATACCttatattgccaaaagtattcgCTCACCTGAATTGCCTCACATATGAGTTTAACTGACATCCCATTACTAATCCAGAGGGTTCAATATCATGTTGATCCACCCTTCGCAGCTAGAACAGCTTCAACTCTTCAGGGATGTCTGTCCACAAGGTTTAGGAGTGTTTATGGGGATATTTGACCATTCTTCCAGAAGTGGATTTGTGAGGTCACATAGTGATGTTGGACAAGAAGGCCTGGCTCTCAGTCTCCGCTCTAATTCATCCCAGAGGTGTTCTATCaggttgaggtcaggactctgTGCAGGCCAGTCAAGTTCATTGACCCCAGACTCTACCATCCATGTCTTTTGGACCTTGCTTTGTGCTCTGGTGCTCAGTCATGTTGGAAGAGAAAGGGGTCAGCtccaaactgttcccacaaaTTTGGGAGCAATGAATTATCTAAAATGTCTTGGTATGTTGAAGTATTCAGAGTTCCTTTCACTGGAACTAAGGGGCCAAGTCCAGCTCCTGAAAAACAACCCCACACCATGATCCCCCCtccaccaaactttacacttgGCATAATGCAGTCAGACAAGTACTGTTCTCCTGGCAACCGCCAAATCCAGACTCATCCATCAGGTTGCCAGATGGAGAAGCGCGATTCGTCATTCCAGAGAACGCGCCTCCACAGTTCTAAAGTCCACTTTATACCACTGCATCCAATGCTTTGCATTGCACTTGGTGATGTATGGCTTGGATGCAGCTggtcaccatggaaacccatTCCATGAAGATCTCTGCACACTGTTcttgagctaatctgaaggccATATGAAGTTTGGAGGTCTGTAGTGATTGACTGCAGAAAGTTGGTGACCTCTGCACTATGCGCTTCAGCGTCCACTGACCCCGCTCCGTCTGTTTACATGGCTCATGGCTGAGTTGCTGACTTTCCCAAACACTTCCATTTTATTATAATACTGCTGACAGTtgactgtggaatatttagGAGTGAGGAAATTTCACAAGTGGATTTGTTGCACAGGTGGCATCCTATCACAGTTCCACACTGGAATTCACCAAGCTCCTCAGAGCGacccattctttcacaaatgtttgtaaaaactgtcTGCATACCTAGGTGCTTCATTTCATACATTTGTGGCCATGAAAGTGATTGGAACACCTGATTCCGATAATTTGGATGGGTaagcaaatacttttggcagTATAGTATATAAGACTCCAGAATTTATTGTGGACAGATTGAAACAGTGCATGGAAACTATATAttccaaatgttttcacaagATTGTTTCTGTGGAGACTGTAATATTGATtgctaagtaaaaaaaaaaaaaaaagtacagtagTGGCACGTATCCAAAAATCATCAGACCCAGTCAAACTCCTTCATATTCTGCCACAATAATAGATCATACACACATGAATTCTATTCAGTCTTGATATTCtagactgaataaaaaaaatagaatataaataCTATAATAATACTGTCAAAGAACTTTACAAAATAGCTCTAAGAAATGTTCTCACTACGTTTTCTGGcaattacagaaataattttggtaattgtAACCAACCTAAAtcaagaaaagtttagtctgatttaacttcagatagTGAGAAAAAGACGTGTGAACATCTATCAGACATGAAATTAAAGAACTCTGCTTCTTAAACCCCGTAGACTCCTGAGATTTTTGGGAACAAGTTTCTGTGTGCAttttatgcacacacacacatacacacacagcatCAGATCCGTCTTTACAAGGCGGGGCTGAGTGTAACTGATAAATATGAAACGTTAATGGGAGAGATCTTAACCAAACCCATGAGAGCAAATATTGACCATTGTACTCCTAAAACATACAATAAAACGGACAGAAAGCAAGAGTTAGGACACCTCAGCACTAATCAGCTTCCGCATCCTGTTACAAGTGACTGTTGGcagaatttgtttgttttagtccTCGGTTGGTGAAGAGGTCCATCAGAACACTtgctcattttgaaaaatgtatttttcttgaaCAAAGAAGGCCTTGAAGATACAAGGCTCATGCATTTGATGACAAACTGGGCAAGAGGCATGGTACAATCATTATGCTAAAGTTCCACAAAAGATTTCAAATGCTtcaatctgttttctttcctaCCAATTTAGATAAGAATACACTGAACACTTATCACTTATGGGTGACCCTATTTCTTGCAGTACTCATTGAAATAATAGAAAATTTACTAGGCATTCGTAAAGCTTTACTTCCTTCTATCAGTAAATGTTTGAATTCAGTCAACACATCTAGAACTGAGCCTTTATTTTTGGAAAGCTCTATCTACAATACTCAGcctaacttttattttattggatttgACCTTGGTTAGGAAACAGCACAGCAGAACAGCTTcatttcaaaactaaatattgagcAGGACGTGCTTTTGTGGCATGGTATGATGTATGGTTCAGAGAAAATGAGAAGCAAGGGTTCAGACTGAGTGTAGAAACAGTCACTGGCAAACTGGAAATAGAAGGAAAGAGTTGATGGAGTGAGTAAAAGGTGGATTGGATGTCCAGAGATTCACTCCTGCCTGGGACAGAACAATGGAGGCATTGAGCTACCTCTTTACAGGCTTTGTGAAGACACCCCTGATAGTGATGGCAGAAGGAAACTGGcacaatggaaaaaataaaaaaaattcaaacttttataaaattctGGACGTAGACACATTGCATGTAGACAAGAAAATGAACAGTGTCAACCTAAAACTTTGAGATTCTTGTTTGTCTAGGTTGACGTGTCTGCATCCGTCTTCCCGGACAAATCAACAGTCTATGCATTGCAGCAAATATGTACTGAGTTGCACCTTTGTGTATCGGGCAAATCACATAAAACCAGTTGTGACTGAGTCTTCTTGAGCTGACTCATCATTAGAATGGCGTTGAACTCCTCCTCTTTCCCAAAAACAGTCATGGACCTGGAAGAAGAATAACTAATCTGAATCAACATTGAAGAAATGTGGCATTTTTCATGTctgatggaaatattttcatgaACGTGGTTACTACATGGACTACACATTGAGTTACAACAAGCTGACTGATCATTCTAACTTTATGTTATGATGTGCAGTAAATCCATCATCGTTCAGCTCAGGATGCTGACCTGTCCTTGGATTTGAGCCAAGCTCTTCCTGTGACCCAACAATACACTCAATGACTTGGGAGCAAGATAATAAGATTAAATAGCAGAACTGACAGAGTATCAATCCTGTTCAATATGTGAAAAATCCTTTCCAGAAACTATCTGTGGTGTTCCGAAAAAACACTGGcttaaatcatttatatttagtACCCAGTtataaaactaatcaatgtTTAGAGTCGTACTTTAACATCAGTGATTCTATAGGAAAATGCTCAGAAAATTCAGATACAACTTTTCCAACAGAGTTCAGTTTGCAAACTTTTGAGGCATTCCCGGGAATTCCAGCTGAGGAGGGAAAGAATGGGAGCAGTGAGAAAGAAGTGGGCGGATCCTCAGGGAACAGGTACTTAAAAAGGGAACAAGTGAGCTCTATCATGCAGGAGATCACTAAGCTTTGGTCCAACCAGTTACAAACAACGAAGGTAAGTCTTTATGGAGAATTCACCTGAAGGACAAATTTCTTCCCTTCCAGATTTAATAGCTAAACTCTTCTCAAATTTACTAATAGCTAACGGAAGTTAGTctttaacaaaagaaatttgttttttccaacaGGTCCTTTTTATATAAGAGAaacaatattttctacattaacTAAAAACTGTCAAAGATTAGTGTGGAGGTAAAGTGTCTGTAGGTGCTTCACCTATTTTTTCTTGGATTTGAAAATTGTAAGAAGCAATGGACagaaagatttaatttttatgggAATATATTGATCTTTATTGATTGTAGCTTCACTGGGTCACCGAGTCTTTCATAACTATCTGTCTTCATACAGAACCTGAGACTTCATTCACTTATTGTCTACCATTcagagataaaaacatttttaaatgctgaTGTGTATAAGGAGGTTTGAGAACTGAAATAACAGATTAGAATGTTGTCCCAGAGTGGAGACTGTGGGGACGGTGGGGACATCCAGGTGGAACAGCAGAAAAGTGATGGGAGATTGAGGCATGtagattcacacacacaaaaaaattgcaaaacatatattttaaaaaattaggaATGATATAGTGTGCAATAGGGACAAAAgtacaacataaaataacattctGATTCATGCACAACTGAGTAGGATAACTTAAAAAAGGTGCAAAATGTGCATGTGCATTTGTGCATCAAAAAAGAAGATTAAAGAGCATAACATTTAATCTTATTAAATTAAGATTTATAAACCTCTTATAATTTATAAACTGTGCAAATAAGAGGTGtgtaaaaaatagcaaaaatgttatttaaaatgaacaaaacggTTCCAGCAGGGGATGGAAACAGCGGTAGGTTGCTGGAGTGTGATGGTTATATAAATCTACAAacgtttttcctttttttttcttttttttggtgatttttcaaaatttgtggTTTATTTTCATGTATTCTTTGTATGGACTCTTATCTTTAAAGTAGTTCTCAAGGATGGTGAAGGCTGTgctttctgctgttttggtgTTGGCGGTCATTTCCTCCACCATTGCCAAATACATCCCGAAGACTGGCAAGAGGATCCCACAGACTCTGTCGAGAGGTCTGTAACAACCAGCTGAGACTGCATGACTGAATGAACATGGATGGTGACAGATGCTGGGACCAGCTAGTTTCTTATAACTTTTAATATTGTTACACATTTCCAGGATGGGGTGACCAGCTGATCTGGGCTCAGACATATGAGGAGGCTCTCTACTGGTCAAGGTCAAGGTAAGAAACAGTTGAAATGTGGATGACCACAGAGCTTCCTGAATAGAGCAGTAAATGAAATGTGCTGCTTTTCAGGAACAAGCCTCTGATGGTCATATTTCACCTTGAGGACTGTCCACACAGCCAAGGTAAGGCTCTGGGTTTTTAGTGGTTGGGAAACATGTTGGTCATGTGTGCCTCACCTTGTGCCTCTGCTTCTGTTCCATGTCCTGCTGCAGCACTGAAGAAGGTCTTCTCTGAAAACAATGAGATCCAGAAAACTCTTGATGAGGATTTCGTCGTTCTCAATCTCATGGTAGGTTGCACAATTTATCAAGTCAGGTTTTCCTAGAAACCagtgtgttttaaatttgcatAATGGCTCATTCTTCATACTTCACACTGAGGTGCAACTACAACCCATTCAGTTATCATTCAGTTTTCTGACAgatttagtttgtttgtctttctcaaattttcatttatgttttttgaggtatcacatacatacatagacagaaatgttttagctGAACAGATGCTGATGTTCAGACAAACAGCTTTAGTCCTGAAAAACTCAAACATGTCGATTTTCTTCCTTCCAGTATGAAACCACAGACAAGCATTTGTCCCCTGATGGACAATATGTTCCACGGATCCTTTTTGTTGGTAAGTGCTTTGCgtctagatttttttatttatacttttacaTACTTAACAGATTTCATTCTGTAGACTGAAGGCTAAAGTCTAAAACTTTAGCCTTCACACACTGAAAACAGCAGTGTTTTCAGCAAACACTGCTGTTTGTTGCCAATATGATTCTCTAAAGATTTATATGGTTTAATAATCCAATCCATGTGGAAACTGTTTAAAGATAATTATAAGCAGTGTTTCCTTTGCTTGACTAAACCGTAGTTTGACTAAACCGTAGTTTAACTTTGAAGAAGTTAAAGGtggaagaataaaaagctaTTTCACCAGTTTACACACGATCAACAAACTGGGAATCTCTGTGGAAACCTTTCACTGGTCCTGTTCCCTCTGCGTTGCAGTGgtttagaaatttaaaacattttaattagctACCGTCTTAGAAGAATTATGAGGCCAAAGTCTTTCTGTTATATACAAGGGTTTAATTCTGATCTGTCAGGACAGACTTAAGTTTAAGGGAGAGAAGCAGAAGATATCTGCTTTGCTGTGAACTCACCACCATCATTCACTAATGATAAAATTATCTGTTCACGTATACAAACTAGTTAAGTTGCAAATATCAGAAACAAGCATActatatatgaaatatttatgtatttacttatttatgcaTAGTGGAAGCACTCACACTCCTGCACAGCTCATCATTTACCTTCTCAGTGTTTGTTAACATTCTGGGGATAAAAACTGCAGCCAGCTGGTTTAAAGGCAGACACTCTGCTTTACTTCATACCTAAATAAAAGTTATACTGTAAAATTCACATTCAGCAAAGTattgtccccccccccccaccccccactctgtgtttttgttagtACACAGAAAGATGTTCATTTTCCAAATCCCAAACCATATACTTACAGGCAGAcgcaataaataaagtttgtcaCCAAATTGCCTTTTGAATAAGtgacaaatcatttttttattcctaCACATAATCCAGGATGTTTATTAGACATCTCTTCAAAGTAGATGCTCATAGTTGTTGACTAGTTGCGCTCATCCAGGACTCGTCTCTCCACAGACCCGTCCATGACCGTGAGGGCTGACATCAATGGACGCTACTCTAACCGCATGTACGCCTATGAAACGGGTGACATCAGCCTCTGTAAGTGCTGCACATGTGTGTGACCTGCAGGCTGTGTGTATTCATCTGAAATGCACAAAATCATTGCTTCTTGTTTCTCCCTCAGTGATAACCAACATGCAGACAGCTAAGAAGCTCCTGAAGAGTGAACTGTGAGAACCTGGACTCCACCCAGTCTGTCACCACTCATCAGATAAACTCTGTTTACCACTAACCTTTATGATTTTCatcctaaataaaatgtactgatTCTTACAATTTGTGAAGCTAATCGTCTGGACATATAGTTGATTTATGTTGACATAAATCAAATATACTGTAATATGAATTAATTCTTTTGTTTGTCAATacaacacattaaaacaaaaatgtgtcttATTTGTTGTGCTTCAGCAGTGTTCCTGGTGCCCTTTGGTCTCTCTCTGGTGGGATTACATGAATTACAAGGGTCTCCCTTAAATAGTTTCAACCTTTACAACATGTAAACATAATTTTGTCATATCAGCCCTAACATGCACAAGATTTGaacaagttgtcataatgtATCAAGCATTTAAGCAATGTTTCCATTagacgttttttttattttttaaatctgacctgaattggtaaattgctccgATGTGAATCCTGACTTTCTCCTATACATGAGCATTAGATCCTGTACATCCTCTAATGTTAGAATATCTattatagatagatagatcaaCCATCGATCAATCAGTTTTCTGAAATAGATTGAAGGTGAATCTCAtgaaccatcagttggcaaGCAAATGGTCAATATAGCCAGAGCAcaacacaattttacatttcttacaATAGAAGGACGAAGATTTAGACGGGCCAACAGTCAGAgaggaaaaggaagaggaagaggaagaggaagaggagtgaggctgaggaggaaatagttgggaggaaaaCATCAGTCCAACATCAAGATTTGGTTTGTGACCCATAACAGGATTCTGATGGACTTCCTCTCATTCTGCTCCTCACTCTTCAACCTTATTGAGGAATTTTTCTCAGCATGGAGAAGGAAAGTATAGACACTGTAATTCCTACAGCACTGAATGTTCAGGGGACTGTCTCATGTCCCCATTtctattttaagttttttcttgTGCTCTGTAGtgctatctttttatttttgacatggTCTGTCATCAACTTTCAGTAAAATCATAAATGTGAATCTTGTCCAGTCTATAGATCTCCCACAATTACAACTCATACTTGTCAACAAAACAAGTATTGTTTTACCATCCCTCCAAAACTACACCAAGACAACACTTGTTAACCCCAGACGTATAGCAGCGTTATAACAACACTGTTATATTGAAAACATGACTAGTCAACTCGACTGCCTCACCCACACGCAATGAAACAAGGACTTATCATTCTGAGGTTCACTGATATGTAGGATTTTAATGAACTGGTGTTTGCAggcattttgctgttttgtataGGGGCAGAAGCTGTTGGACTGATGCTAACCACTAACTTCATTTTCTCTACTGTTAGAATATatatgatagatagatagatagatagatagatagatagatagatagatagatagatagatagatagatagatagatagatagatagatagatagatagatagaaaagTAGAGTGTTGCCAAACGTAAAAAGACTGAGCGTTGTCCCTCCGGCGGAGGCGGGGTGATCGTTGTGACGCCGAGAGGATTGACAGATTTTTAGCAATAGGGAATTTTCTTGAACGCAACTATTTACTCATATGTGATTTTTATCCACTGAATGAATTGataggtagattttttttctaactctCTCTGTGAGATTCTGAAAGAAACGAGGAATTGATATCTCAAGGCAACATAAACATGTCACTAAGGGAAACTGATGTAGACGGTTTTCTCTAACAGGATTTTCTGGATCCGCAGCCCTATACTACCAACTGGTGGAGCTAATGCAGCAGTGCGTCGTTTATGAAGAGCCACTAAAGCCGAAAAGAAGAGTGGCGTTTTCCGCATTCCTCCTGCACCCTGCAGTCAGCTCGCAGCTCCGCTCCGGTTCGGGACCAGCACCGATCTCCGCCGCTCCGCTGGGTGGGAGCTTCCCGTCATACATGGGATCGTAGTCCTTACAGCGGAACATTGTAGCAGGAACAACGGGGGCTGAGACTGTGAGTACTACTATCAGTattcatttgctttatttatcaTACATTTAGTTCCCGCGATGTTGCCCACGGCCTGTTTTAAACGGAGGAACAAAACTGCTCCTATTTCTCACATTAATTTTGTTCTGACATTCCACGGCGGGTGGGGTGGGAAAACACTCAGAGGGTTTGAACTGGGGACGGAAGCGCATAACATGTtgagttaaaaaacaacaaaaaacattataactactcttttaataaacatttaaggGTAAATTGGTTGCCATCCAGGTtgtatgtgttttattgagCAATCAATTTTTTGACCATTAAGATTATTTACTCTATAAAATAGTAATGGTTCTGACTTCCATTTGTTTGGACCGGGGTCCAGTGGGTCCAGTGGGCCTGCAACTTTTTTCGTGACCAGCTGGACTTTATTGGGGGGATTCCAAGTTCCCGGGGCCAATGGCAAGTTTTGTCATAGTTACTGAATATGACTTGTTCTCATTTCTTATTGAATAAGTGTTTttgttcaaagaaaaatgtcGCCTTAAAAAACTTCCAAGGGCAGCTGGCTTTTTTATAGTACAGAAAattgacaaaaatgaaaaactccaCATTACTGTTGTTTGACAGTTGTTTGTACAGCTGAAAAATAGTGAAGGTGTTTATATTATCCTGTACTTCAAATTATagaacaaatataatttataggCCCCTGACTTGAAATCAAAAGCACAACTTTTCAAGTACAAACTTTAAAGGACAATAATAAATTATCATAAATTCTGTGACTGAAACATCCCTTACCTCACTCAGATCATTACATGTAGAAAGGGAAATACAGCTCAGTGTTTGCTGACCTAACTCACCTAATGAGGAAGTACTTTCTTACTGCAATTCCTTTTTTGGCATgactttctttgtatttttcgaAAGCTATAGACAACACAATAGAGGACACGGGCAGGGAATTTCAGGCGCTTGGTTCATGAAACAATTAGAAGACCgttatttaaacaacaaaaaccaaaactaaatcCTAGTTGGTATTCTGCCATTCCTCAGCCTCATGGTTGTACAGTTCATTACAATTTGCACTACTGGTGCCTCTTTT from Xiphophorus hellerii strain 12219 chromosome 13, Xiphophorus_hellerii-4.1, whole genome shotgun sequence includes:
- the agr2 gene encoding anterior gradient protein 2 homolog; its protein translation is MVKAVLSAVLVLAVISSTIAKYIPKTGKRIPQTLSRGWGDQLIWAQTYEEALYWSRSRNKPLMVIFHLEDCPHSQALKKVFSENNEIQKTLDEDFVVLNLMYETTDKHLSPDGQYVPRILFVDPSMTVRADINGRYSNRMYAYETGDISLLITNMQTAKKLLKSEL
- the ppp1r10 gene encoding serine/threonine-protein phosphatase 1 regulatory subunit 10, whose translation is MAKGPVDPREILKGVEALLGKDGELRSLEGVPKVFSLMKASTKMVSRCMYLNVLLQTKSHDILNRFIRVGGYRLLNSWLTYSKTTNNSPLLQLILLTLQKLPLKVDHLKQNNTAKLVKQLSKSAETEELRKLAAVLVDGWMATIRSQSVSSSGSSPADKKKKKEESKMPVRDVKEKSGDEGRKKEKSKAHAPSHTKIRSIGLEMEASNPTPPKKMSSAPQLGEKYIIKAPLLKRPSSGPSDAPPLEKKYKPLNQPPNATKEIKMKIIPALPMEATDFVDALNSAPVPEIKIKKKKLPGASTPANTKAVSPTSTKTNPFDSKPAGYSPSSARPASPETSASSIAADENQEPEQPLTPIPAEDPDTADNTEKPNALAEPRADEESLTKKGKKKKTVHWAEEEQLKHYFYFDLDETERVNVNKIKDFGEAAKRELMMDRQTFEMARRLSHDTMEERVPWTQPRPLTLAGSLVTPGANSTEKHTQREREMGILQEIFLSKESVPDSPHEPDPEPYEPMPPCLIPLDEDSSMMDEDYGEPADAASQQAQSESSKLPPVLANLMVNLSSSARSPQASSTTSNPTAPVVNVQELLSSIMGASGGQSTEELIKQPDFSDKIKQLLGSLQQSQIQTQGGPPPVNLGLLGHGPGMNNMTNMHMQGPMNGGYPPNSSPGGPRFNHPPPPHNHGPPFNNPGGPRMMGPRPGQGRGENGNYWGEDSMRGGPHRGGHFHRGGRGRGGDLGFRGRGRGGPRGGHNNMNDMSKRPVCRHFMMKGSCRYESNCAFYHPGVNGPPLPPNYPPNQHNQHPQHGH